acaaaaaaacaaaagactATTTTTGGGAAGATTTTGTTACATTAAAATCAGATAAAAAGGTGCGGTTTCACCATGAATTCAAAAGGGTGAATACAAAACTTATCTCTAAGTTGTGAAAGTGTTTTACTTTTTCAGCTATGAGATTGAACACGATCTAAGGTATGacagtataatttttaaattgtgacAAGTAAAAACAAGTTATGGTTTAGAGATTAACTTAACCTAAGGTTGGTGCAatggaaaaaacattattcCGGTTCAAATATACTAGGTAGTTTTtaaagagatatttttaatcttcATTTGATAGTTTTTCGTGCTTCTCGTCTCTTATTGATGCAGACGTCCAATTGAATTGTAATTATCATGAAAACATTTCAAGACGTAAATAGACTTACTAAAGAATATGAACGATTGCATAGAAATGTCGAAGGTTGAATTatgcattttgttaattaaggCGGTCTTGCGAATTGCAAAAACAAGGGTTTTATAGGTATTTTTCAGTATAAATTTTCGGTATACCTATATaatgtttatgtttatattTGCAGCAATTGGCAGCTCTGCTGATTTCAAGACAAGTGATAGGGAACCTAAAGGAGTCAGTTCTCCCATATGTGTTGGAACATCTTCGTTTGGCCAAAATGAGTTTTGAACTTTGGGGCGCATTGAGTCCTTTGTGCACAAAACCGCCGCCGGGCGAaggtaagtttatttttatagtaGCAGTACAGCATCTTATGCAATAATTTGCGCTTTTTTTCTCCGATTACTGGTACCGGacaatgaacaaaattgtaatGTTAGGTAATATACAGCACTGCgtttgttttgaaaacaataaacaattgtATTGACggatttttattaacttttcgaatttaatttaaaacttaccaAGTATATATACTTTACGCTTGCACATCTTGCCAAATTGGAGAGCTCTTTGAAAGTTTTTCTCATGAAATATTCCACTTTCCAGGATTCTAAAGTTCTAAAAGTAATGGCACACTTACTCACAAAGAAAAGGAAGTAATATTCAAGTTTAATATGTATTATAGTtacaaattactatttatcatcACTAATTTACTTATCTAatctatatattttaaagaattatgCAGGTACTTTCAATAGACCCCTCTTTATAAGGCGTTGGTTAAATAGATAACAATGATGAGtgagtaaaacatttttttttgtttattcccTGGAttccttaaattaaaatgagtaTATGTCTGGTTAAGTGAAATTCgatcaataaatattatattggttggatatgttttttttttagcaaaacatTCACACGGGGccttttaaagcaatttagtCAACATGATCTTGTATTGAacaggtttttaattttcaaaatagagTACGTTGAGTTGTATTTGCTTATTTTAGGCAGTTTCGCTTTCAGATTctacttttttacttaaatttttcactGTGAGTTATCTATTTACATTATCAACtaactattaaattaaaaagtatgaCATGTTTCACTGCGTTATTTTCAGgctaattttctatttacagCGTTTTAAATTGCTATTTCTCCtcgttttcaataatttttttgtacatgATATTTATATCgtattctatttttattatagcTGCTGAGGATTCAGATAAGCAATCAGAAACACCGAAAGAGGAGGATGGACGTGAGATTCAACTGTCCGAAAAAAGGAGCATGAGTCAGGCGGAATTAGAGAGCTCATTATACAAGGTGAGTCATGATGGTTTAAACTATTTAGTTAAGGTTAGCGCGACTTAAAATGAGGTTAAAAATGTGACACaaactttcattaaaatttttcaatttgtctGTTTTATTACATACGTAACTAAATGTATATGCACATtgatcaaataaaatttctgtatatttacttttattcgTTTATCGGATATTTAAGTTTGAACATTGGGTCGTTCCAAATAGTTTTCAGCAGTAGTAATGCAAGGGTTGTCGAACAGAACTATTAATGTATCTTACAAGCCGCTTTATGTTACCAAATGTTTTCATTCGTTAAATATGCAAGGCCACTACTTAGACGATTTAATCTTCAGGAAAAATAGATTACacttttaagatatttttgctttatagtaaacttttttcatattacCAAGGAGTATATTGTTATGAGTTatgattcaaatatttataatttcaaatCCAAGCTGTCGTGCACTATAAACAAGATTACGCTGATTTTAACTAATTAAAGTAAACATCATCAATATTtatatcattaaatttaactttatatattataaaacaGTTTAccttaagaaaattttaatagttctTTACTTTCCATGGTCTGAAGATTATGTACCCTAAGTAGTAACCTTATGTCATAGCGtgtattattgaaattagtaaacacagatcttttcatgtcatgtaaaaatatattgtcttattaaaaaaagctcCCTGTCATTTTAGCTAATTTCCACCAccaatttgcaaaaatgatTCCATATTCATCATATGCGATTTAATAGCAACCTTAATAGGTAAACATGCTTTATTCATTTCAGTACGATGGCACATTTGCGGACTACTTGGAAATGACTATACAATTAGGCTATGTAATACTGTTCTCCTCTGCTTTCCCCCCCGCTGCTTTATGTGCAATGTTAAACAATTTAGTAGAAATACGGAGTGATGCATTCAGATTAGCATACGTGTGTCAGCGACCGTTTGGGCAAAGAGTTCCTAACATTGGAACGTGGCAGGTATGAAATCAACAATACATATTGATCTAATAACAGATTAATTTCTGTATatatattcaaattgaaaaatttcatgatCTGAATTTGCAGAATTGTATGGAATACATGAGTATCATGGCCGTGTTGGTAAACTGTGCTCTTATCGGGTTATCGGGACAGGTTCATAGAATGTTTCCAGATATGACAGCCacacaaacaattttgttaattgtAGCTCTTGAGGTAAACACTCATATAAACCCCTGATGTTTTCCAGAATAAATGAATGCGGTTTTGTAGCATATCATGCTGGTTATTCGCTTTATAATAACATGTGCAATACCAGATATTCCTGGTTGGTTAGCTAGCGAGATGGCGAAAATAGAATGGGCTAGAAGAAATGCAAATCGCACAATAAACACGGCAACTCCTTCTCCTGAAGAAATACAAGCAAAAACCATTGGAAGGTTTGTTGTTTAAGCTGCAGTCTCTTGTAGTGCTAATCATACACCTAATAAGGTTTTCGGTGTCGCCAAGTCACAGTCTCGCACATACATCCCATATAAAGAAACCCGAAGAAAAGCATGAGGCTGTAATTAATAAGTCCGAGTTAATTGAGCAGGTGAAGAGCAGATCTTCTCATGTGTCTCCCGTTCCTACACCGACTACACCAAGTACGTCTCATAGTTCCATAACTTCAGCACATCGGATAGGATTAGGGATAACTCCGGATAGTATTCAGCAAATTCCACCGTTCAAGCCGAGAAAATCGAAAGAATGGACTCCTGAAAATGTGGTGGTGGGTAAAGTTTTTgtttcgataacttcgttttaaaaataaatttaatgttgaataaatttgattaGAAATATTACTTTAGAATGTTTTATGAtgttaaatgaattaaaaatgctttgaaactgtctgaacttttttaacttttgtttTCCAGGTTGAAGGTAGCCACCATTTAACCATAGGGCCTGGTGGGGGAGTAGAAtgggcaaaaaaattgaaagaagaaACTGACATACATAGAAGCACGGATTGCATATCTCCAAAGGTATCTTAGTTTCTTTATTGGTATTCTGATAAAGAACGTTGTGATGATTTTGCAGCCAGTACATAACCTcgcatattttttgttattttaaaattctatcaaCTAGTTGGTgtgattttaagaatttataaTGTTTAGAATATGGGGTATTGTTCTATTGAGGActttataatttcaaaaatggtgCACCTTGACGTATTCGACATGAAAAGGGTTTTTATACTCAGCTACTAATTTCTGTTATATTAATTTCTACTATTTTAGTATTAATTAATAGTAATTAAGTATAAAGCCATACGGCaacacaataaaatatgttgGTAACAAATTATCTTAGGGTTAATTTTGCTAATTCGAAACTCTAAACAGATTTTTCggtttaaaccaaaatttactGTTTAAAATCAACTACTACTGCACAGAACCCGACTGAAGCCGAAATGGTGAATATTGGCTCAACATTTTTACCAAACTTAAAGGTTTTTACTGTCACCGTATCTGCACCGTTGCCAATAAATGACATAAGTCCCTAATAGAGCGTGTTCTATGAGCATCCGAATTACCCCCgttttcaaataccttcatatgtagataataattttttatccatttgtGCCTCCGAATCAGATCCTAAATAGAATCAAGGACGTTCCGTATAAGGTAGTGATATATTTTTCAGACATCTTTCCAATGTACGTCTTTTCTGTATATAAATGCCGCCAACACGCTTTTAACCTGTCTATCGCTAATCTTTCGTTATTTATGTATGTGCTGTGGTAGTTCAGTGATGTCGCTTTTAATATTTCCGAAGCCATATTCATCTTTCACGTTACTACTTACACTAACTGTTATTGGTTGAAACTCCTCTTGTGTGTTGACTATGTACGAGCAGTAAACAAATTGGGTAGGTACTTCTTTCTCAAAACAATTCGATGATTGTTGTTTAGTAtttcaacaaatcattatttgtAATCCAATTCATCCTTGAAGGAAGCTTCTAGTTCGGATACAGAGCTCCATAGAACTAGCCCCTTGTGGCCTCCGAGGCCCAGGTCTCCACCTGAACACTCCGGCCCCCGAATCAGGGCACCGATCATCCCCATCGATCCTTCTTTAAGCGATAGCGCCAGGAGTATTTCCAGTCAGGAAGCGGATGAAGCTGCCAAgggtaaattgtttttaaaactctTTATTTTACACTGAATATCTGAAATGCTAGCTGCCGAAGAGTTAGCAGCAAAGAAAACCCGAGTCAAACAAAGCTTAATGAAACGAGCCCGCTCAGTtgcgattttttctttaaaattgaaagaacGAAGGGCGAGAGAGGCACAAGAGAAGGCTACGAAAGCACCACCGACACCTTCTACCCCTCTGCCGCCACCTCAGTGTGGTGGGGGCGAATTGTCCTGTATTCCTATTGAAATGGTGAGTTGTATCTCAGCAGTTATTTTGtgtgtaattttattgtttacggGTTTTAGCTTATCCAATTAGAAGACGTTCGGAAGAACGTTCAGTCGAAGCCCAATAATCAATAAATCGTTTCACATAGTCATTGCGCCTTTTGTTGGAATAGAGAGTTGTTGACATAATACTGTATAGGCTAGGTTtagcaattaaatttgttaaatattgcttttaaGGTACAAATGTCTAGTGACTTAATGTTACAggaattataaatattaaaaaaaaaaaaacgagaaccCATGGCAGAAATTCACGTTAAAGTTTAACTAGTAACACCTTTTTCTTTGAACGATACTTATAACCAAGAACGTCAACAATTGTATTTCGCCCATGTACCGTCCAACGTCCCCAAATCTCTATATTATCAAGAATCTTAAGTAGAGCATGTTAATCAAAATTGCAAGTAATTCTCAGGCTTAATATTAACATGTTATTTTCTTGCCGTTCCACCCTTAAATACGCCGCCCATTTATTAAGCTTAATCTTCGCACGCCCCACCCTTGCGATATAGTTGGAGAAGACTTACCATTAAGGGCTCCTACACACGGCTGCCTGGTGTGCTCCACAATTTTTAAACTACATGTGGGATACGATATTTCCTATTTATTAAACGGATTTTGTTATGCTTTTTAGTAAAAACGGATATAAGATTTTACAGCTAAGAAGACACAcgtttaattctttaatagAATATATGTGATACCTAATTGAAAAGGAAAGTTTCCGCTCTTTCTAAATGTGCATGTAAAACCCATCCTTTAACATTCAAAATCACTAAgtcatttgttaaataatctTGTTTGAAATGCCTTCACAATATATGCAGTTTTActgcaaataaaattgaagagaTCGCTTGTAAATCATTCGTTGCGTCCGAAAttcgaacaatttttatttaatcattGTGAAGAAATCACTCATCCATATTCCAATATGGAAGGTCTTGCCTGATATtggatatctcgaaaactaggcacatataatttttttttaagtttgggAGTTCGTATATTAAGAGCCAAATTATCGAGGCTCCGTAAGCTTTAaccgatataaaaaaaaatttaactgacAAATACAGACTTGCCATTAGTTCgctgctgttttttttttaatgaaaactaaGATTCCATTTTAGTAATTCAACTGGAGCGCACTGAACTTACCAATATTTCTGCGACCTTCTTGGTTTGATTATTCCCAATTGTCTTAATAGTCCATGAGGTAAAAATTGTTCTCTTGAATGTTATATTAAAACCCGATAAATCTTGTATGGTTAAATCAATTCCTGTGAATGCTCCCGGTATATTATAacttatattaattataatatcaTTAACGtgtaatattaacaatttagcTTTATTCTGGAATGCAATTTGGCGTAGGGTAATTGGGTGTAATTCATTGTTTACACAATTATTATATAGTAGACAGATCCACCCGTTTAACACAGTTTCTCATACTTTCTAAAGAGTTTAAAGCTTGCAGAACAACTAGCAGAAAATTTAAGTCAATTTATGAGGAAAGTGttttaaaagttgataatGAAATCTGATATAAGGGTATTGGTGCTCTAACAAATGTTATACATTTTTCTCTACTTTCTATTACGTAAATATTAGAATATTTATAGAAAGAAGTGAAATAGGAAATCTTACAATGGCCGACAGaggatatattttaataagtaGTGTAACTAAACCAACCGTATTGACCCACAAGAGTCCTGTAACCGCAGCTCTtatcaatatttgttttacaTGTAATCATTTCTTCGtcaaaaacttgaatttttaaagttatgaTTTGAAATACAAGCTACGTCGCTGATTGTTTTAGAGCTTTAAAGTATAAAGCTCCATaatgtttcattaattataaattttaaaacaaagttATAGGGAAGTAGCCAGGGGAAAACCCAGAAATGACTAGTTTATAGATTCATACAGGTGTCCTTTCAGAATTGTGAAATGCTGCGTTTGAATCGAGATGTCAGATATCTCCAATTAATCTTGAAATTAGGCGGTAGGTGATTTAAGTACGTGCTGGGAAGGgcgtaaatgttaaaaattcataactgcCTTTGCAATTTGCGTCACTGATTTGTTCGCCCTCTAATATATTCGTTTGGGCAATAATAAATGCAGTTTTGTTAAGCGTTTTATTTCATATCCTCAGTCGAACATTTCACATTCTTTGTCAAACACGAAATCGTATATTCATTGGGTGTGTGCGTAAATTATATATAGAACTCACAAAAACACCTGCACGAGAAGTTTTAAAGGCAATATACAAATAATTAGATAATAAAGGAATGTTGTTACTTGCATAagatcgtttttaattatttttataaccaACGGATATATTTTAGTGTCTCGTTAGTTTTAAGAATTAGAATTTTGTAGAGGCAAAAAAGCAATGTTCTAGACCAGAGTCTAGTAGTATTAAGTAGCAAAAAGTATGCTATTaatactatgaataataaaaaaggcaTAACTAAGGGTTcaagtattttattatttataaatcgggaatttgcaatttattagTTCATTATTCCCGGTTACATATTTTTTGGGATTTTACAATAGCTCTTAGCTATTGTCAATAGGCTTAAAATTACCTATCTAAACAACGCATGACTCTTTATAAGAGAGTTAATAAATACTAATATAAGGCTTCGCATagtgctttaaaaaatataatatagcGAACACCCATAACACCGCTATGCCACTCAAAGTTAATTTGCCATGATGCTGATCGTCCATGAAACTATGTCGTTGCAATCCATTGTAGTCCTTAAGTAGtttgtaatattattattCTCTTAtccaaaatgttaaattttagatGCCAAATTTCTGTACATCTGCTAAATATGCCAAGGAAATCAATTCTAAAAAACATGTTAGAGCTGCGGTTTGTGAATTAATAATAGGTGTGAATAAAGTTATGACAATGTGGAAACTTTGGTgagcatttaaaattaatggcaaaaggtgttttttatttttggcgtttaaaattctaaaaaatagtACCTACCTATAAGActgcaaaattatattttggtaggtcacttttgaaaatttttaaaatccttaagaaattttcatcCATTCAAatgttatttacaaaattcgTATGTAACCGTAGAGAGTAAGAAAGCGTAATATAATCAGCATTTGGGTAAAGCATTTCCCATAAAACTTCCATGATCGAGATTGTGTtcactaataaaattttaaacttgtcAATTAAACTTTTCTAAGTGGGTGAAAATTACCGGAATCATGGaatcttaattatttattttatatcagtTGTTAAGTAGTATATAATCTCTGTTGTTAAACTTGTGGCTACTTGTGAGATACGTCGCATAAATGTTAAGCTTGTTAATAttgtatttataaataaaaaatatttaaagaaaacttttgaagattcgaaaataaatcgctccatctaaattcaacaatatttattatttgaaataataagaTATATTTGGATGGCTActatatcaaaaaattaataattaaaaaataattattctaacAATCAgacttaaaacttttaaagctCCTCTTCGATATAATTTGTGGCATTTCTTACGCTTTCTGCAAGCAAATGTTGCCACTCTTGTACGTGTATCCTCTTGGCTATCATATTACACACTAAAACAccattttgtaacttttgcGAGGTAGTTTCGGCTTTGAAAACTAAGGCTACAGTTTCGTTTAACCACTTTTTGGCATCAAAACTTTCAGTTTGTACGTCCTGAAAACCAATCGACAATGAATACATTTacctcaattatttttaattactttaggCACACAACATCTTGCTTTCACCATGCCATCGGAATATGCTATGACAATCACAGGTATGTTAGGGCATACGGACGTTGCTCTTTGTAAGGGCACTGATTCAAACATCACAGAACTCTTTAAATAGTGAATCATGTATTTTTTGTTGGACTTGGTcacttgaattttatttttcatggcgTCGTGCATTTCCAAGTCTACAAAATTCCTAAAGAACCATGTTATCTTGTgtaaacataataataaaatattgctatACTAATTTAATGGGAAAATTCTGAACTAACTTAGACCTGTCTCTGCGCGCAATTTATATAAAGCGGCTCATATTCAATTATCCGTAGATACTTTTAATGAACTTGAAATGCTTATTCtgattggaaattttatatccCAAACCATGTCTTCCACACcgagaaacatttttatccaaataaaataaactatcGATTTTTCGAACTGAACAAGCAATATATTAAAGAGATGCTGTAATTTGAACGTCAAAAGAAAGGTTTCATTTTGACTTACCTGAGATCTTCATTGCTTTGGTCTTTAATCTTCTTACTAAACGCGTTCAGTTCGTTTAATATCTGAGTTTTAAACACGTAGGGCAATATTGCATCGTCAGTTACCTCAAATTTGAATCTTTCCTTAAAGGACATTACACCTATGTCTAGCATTTCTaactggaaaatatatttttttcactatCGTACAAGATAGAATTGGAAATATAACTATTGTAATTAATCGATATAACTGCAACTGACCTTATTTAAACCCAGAAAGACATTTCATATATCTTTTCTCTTATTTTTAGTGTTGTTACAGCTGTCACTTTTTGTACTCACCGTATCGAAATGTTCTTTTATTGAATCCTTGAACTTCGCAACATCTGCAAACAAGTCCTTCGCGTTTTCTCTCGCAAGTTTAGCCCGTTCTCCAGTAACCCCATGAATTGAAGACGTACTTCTTCCTAACGATTTTAAGTGTATTATGCAAAAATCTTCGAGGTCTCCTGTATTTTGAACGTGTGTGCCGCAACAAGGCTCTCTACAATTAGAATAATAAAATcgcagaaatatatttttacttaaaagaGGTAGTTTTTTTGAGGATTTGGttgattttaacaatttttgtaactatTTCGAAATGGGATATGTTTACAAATAATTCagaactttttttgaaaaattcaatagaattttttgtAATCAATAGAAGGAACATTTACGGTTAAAGTCTCTTTTCTTACTAAAACCTATAAACTTAATCTCGCGTTCTCAtgctgtatatacatatagagCTTACCTTGAAACAAAATTCCTCACTTCTCCATCGTTAATTTCAACAATTCTAATTTCATTATCAGGATAAACCTCGCCCGGTATCAGAGTAACATCTTCATAACTGTACAATCCTTGGCTATCTGTCACATTAACTTTAACATCCACTTTATCTTTAATAATATTACTAATAATTTGCTCAATCTTAATCACATCCTCCAAGTCTAATTTAGCATCGAAAACGGATACGTCTAACTTCACGTATTTGTGTGTTACTTTACTTGAATTTTGACATGTAaccaatttgatttttttaatggcagCGTTCATTAGATGAGCAGAAGTGTGATTACGCATGTTGCTTAGCCTATGgtttttatcaataattattttgcctTCCGAGCCGACTTTGATAGAGTTACCTTCTAGGTACCCTCTGTGAATTATAAGGTCGTTGACGCTCGATAAAGATTCCACGTGAAAAATTGCGTTATtgtcaaataatattttcccttTGTCTGATTCTTGACCTCCTGCTTCACAATATAAGTTTGTTCTATCTAATATCAATCCACAAGATTTCCTGTTTTTCAATTCGGATACAAACTGGTCTTTGTCTACAATTTGAACGATTCGACATTGTGTTTCAGGAAATTTATATTCAGAATTGTTGGTTTTCGTATATGAATATTTCTGCGAATCATCAGTTTTTTTCAGATCGGTCTCAACCAGTGCTGTGATTAATTTATCTATAGTTATTTGCCTACTTGTCTTGGATTTTAACTTCACTTCCgccattttcttttcaaaagtttcaGGGTTGAATTTTATGTTCAAGGCTTTAGAAAGCTGCTCTATTCCTTCTGCATCAAACCCATGTCTGTCATAAAGCTTATGAGCCCACTGTTCATCAATTTCGCTCGGTTTTGCTGTATATAATTCTTTAAATGCTTTTATAAAACTAGGAGTTAATTCGAAATTGTCGATGTTTGGCAGttctttttttactgaaaatttccgCCAATCCTTTTTTGCTTCAGTCCTTATCGCAGAGTACACATCTTCTTCGTAATCGATGATTTGATGAATCTATAACAAGAacaatgataaattaattggctcgttcaaattaataaataatatgctAGAGTTTTATCACTGTTCTGTACAGGATTGTTGCCTGTAtatgaaacattaaaaagatcacataaataatactaaaataatTGTCTAATTTTTTAGCTTAATTGGTAGTAGTTGctgttataaaaataaagtttaaccAAACAtaggatatattttttaaaatatttatttagttgcTATCAGACGTATATTCTATTCAAGAAATCTTTATGTACCTTCTATCTACATATCTTCGTCTTGGACACTTCAACAAGATATGCtaacttaataaattcaaatttatgtaTCCAAAGGTACTGAGATTCATTTAATAAGTGGATAGGAGATAATatgtttcgttttcttatCTCTCTTGTTCCAAATAGTTTAACGAGAAATAGGGATAAAGTAATCCTCAATTCGATATAATACCTggcttatatttttttccatttcgggATAAACGTCTCCTAAGTTTTCTACAACGTAGTTTGTTAGTTCTTTCACTAGGCCAcgttctttgccgaagacatTCTCGCacaatataaaacattttcttaatattcTTCGGAGTTTCTGACTGAAACAATAACAAAGATTTATATATGCATTAATTCTTGTCACTATATGACGAGTAATACAAGCGAGATCGTTGCCATCATTTAGTTTTTTAGACTTCAAATCCCTTCAAATTCATGATCAATCAGACTTAGCTACTaagattttatacaaaaacataaaatagcTAAGTTCGTTTATTACTTATAAacacaaaaacattttgtaaatatctattacattaaaattaaagataatgtgattttgtatattattacttATAATTTTATGATTATGACGCATTTTGATCCGAAATCACCAGTCGAGTAAACACAGCACTATTTATTGATCGTGAAAAGCGTTCCCAATAATGTGAAACTTTGTTAGCTATTATATGAAccatttcgaatttttcgtatttattagttcaaaaaaaaattcggcaTTAAGTTTTCGCGTTACATCTAGGAAATCAAATAACAGTGAATGAATTCAAGACCCAGTATAAAATCAgtacaaaattgtttaaaattttacacatttaaCATATTATGTAACACAGTGTTTGCTCCAAAATTGTCTGGGTTATGACAAGTCTCTTTTGATACCACATTCATAGAACAAGCATGAGTACAaccaaaaattcataatatttaattgtacTCACTTCTGTTCAGGAATTACCCCATCTGCTAAGCACGCCGTAATCATTCTCGTATGATCCGCCAATATTCTATATGATGTATTAATACCATTCCTGTCTTGCTCTCCAAATTTTGCTGAATACTTCTGAATACTACTGCAATTCTATAGAAAATCATAgatataaaatcaaaatataaataacataaGAATACCTTTTGTATAGCAATTATAAGATAATCTAAGAGGTCCGTGTCATATGTACATTGTTTTCCTTGTAAAGCACAACACAATCTTTCCAAACCCAATCCTGTGTCAACATGTTTTTTAGGAAGGGGGCTCAGTGAACCATCTGGGAGTCTGTAATTAGaaaatctttttaatttctgcttacaataaaatgtaaaaataattacctATTATATTgtataaaaactaaattccaaatttcagtTAGATCATGGAGGTTCTTATTTACAAACTCAGACCTATTAATGCTTCCACTATGATCAAAATGTATTTCAGTGCAAGGTCCACAAGGCCCTGTCACTCCCATTTCccagaaattttcttttacactGAAAGGCAATATTCTATCCTCCGATACCCTattggaaataattatttattgtgacaaTAGAATTACTGCTGGtgatattgatttatttacccTATCCTTCTCCAAATATCTTTCGTTTCTATGTCGCTATCTAGACCTAACTTATCTCCACTGAAATAAGTAATATATA
This genomic interval from Euwallacea fornicatus isolate EFF26 chromosome 24, ASM4011564v1, whole genome shotgun sequence contains the following:
- the AlaRS-m gene encoding alanine--tRNA ligase, mitochondrial isoform X3, with product MAFQLYPKFLYTSRKMPCCIWVRKISKYIHKDISAQTIRRHFFDYFIKSHDHTFVRSSPVVPYCDPTVPFVNAGMNQFKGIFLGTQTPHFTRVANSQKCIRVGGKHNDLNVVGKDGYHHTFFEMMGNWSFGDYFKEEACRMAWELLTQIYKIPPSKLYITYFSGDKLGLDSDIETKDIWRRIGVSEDRILPFSVKENFWEMGVTGPCGPCTEIHFDHSGSINRSEFVNKNLHDLTEIWNLVFIQYNRLPDGSLSPLPKKHVDTGLGLERLCCALQGKQCTYDTDLLDYLIIAIQKNCSSIQKYSAKFGEQDRNGINTSYRILADHTRMITACLADGVIPEQNQKLRRILRKCFILCENVFGKERGLVKELTNYVVENLGDVYPEMEKNISQIHQIIDYEEDVYSAIRTEAKKDWRKFSVKKELPNIDNFELTPSFIKAFKELYTAKPSEIDEQWAHKLYDRHGFDAEGIEQLSKALNIKFNPETFEKKMAEVKLKSKTSRQITIDKLITALVETDLKKTDDSQKYSYTKTNNSEYKFPETQCRIVQIVDKDQFVSELKNRKSCGLILDRTNLYCEAGGQESDKGKILFDNNAIFHVESLSSVNDLIIHRGYLEGNSIKVGSEGKIIIDKNHRLSNMRNHTSAHLMNAAIKKIKLVTCQNSSKVTHKYVKLDVSVFDAKLDLEDVIKIEQIISNIIKDKVDVKVNVTDSQGLYSYEDVTLIPGEVYPDNEIRIVEINDGEVRNFVSREPCCGTHVQNTGDLEDFCIIHLKSLGRSTSSIHGVTGERAKLARENAKDLFADVAKFKDSIKEHFDTKC